Proteins co-encoded in one Erinaceus europaeus chromosome 2, mEriEur2.1, whole genome shotgun sequence genomic window:
- the SRA1 gene encoding steroid receptor RNA activator 1 translates to MAELYVKPGNKERGWNDPPQFSYGLQTQAGGSKRTPLTKRVAAPQDGSPRAPSETSPGLSPVGPPLLSSMASRPPPMGSCPASNVKPTNFPVIESETLLEDVLTPLEQALEDCHGHTKKQVCDDISRRLALLQEQWAAGKLSVPVKRRMALLVQELSRHHWDAADDIHRSLMVDHVTEVSQWMVGVKRLIAEKRTLSSEEETNEEEAMAEENQTVPVI, encoded by the exons ATGGCGGAGCTGTACGTGAAGCCGG GCAACAAGGAGCGCGGCTGGAACGACCCGCCGCAGTTCTCTTACGGGCTGCAGACGCAGGCTGGCGGATCCAAGCGTACGCCGCTCACCAAGCGGGTCGCGGCCCCGCAGGATGGATCCCCCAGAG CACCTTCAGAAACCTCTCCTGGGCTCTCCCCAGTGGGACCTCCACTTCTTTCAAGTATGGCTTCCAGGCCCCCACCTATGGGGAGTTGTCCTGCTTCCAATGTGAAGCCCACAAATTTCCCAGTCATTGAGTCTGAGACTCTGCTGGAAGATGTGCTGACACCTTTGGAACAGGCCTTGGAGGACTGCCATGGTCACACAAAG AAGCAGGTCTGTGATGACATCAGCCGACGCCTGGCTCTGCTGCAGGAACAGTGGGCTGCAGGGAAACTATCAGTGCCTGTAAAGAGGCGGATGGCTCTACTGGTGCAAG AGCTTTCAAGGCACCATTGGGATGCAGCAGATGACATCCACCGCTCACTCATGGTTGATCATGTGACTGAGGTCAGTCAGTGGATGGTAGGAGTTAAAAGATTAATTGCGGAAAAGAGAACTCTTTCTTCAGAAGAAGAGACCAATGAAGAAGAGGCCATGGCTGAGGAAAACCAGACTGTACCAGTTATCTAA
- the LOC103108562 gene encoding probable UDP-sugar transporter protein SLC35A4, which translates to MSIEDGGVPGLGRPRQACWILMLLLSTIMYGAHAPLLALCHVDGRVPFRPSSAVLLTELTKLLLCAFSLLVGWQSWPRGSPPWRQAAPFAVSALLYGANNNLVIYLQRYMDPSTYQVLSNLKIGSTAMFYCLCLRHHLSARQGLALLLLMAAGACYATGGLQDPRDALPGPPSAAAANPMPLHITPLGLLLLVLYCLISGLSSVYTELLMKRQRLPLALQNLFLYTFGVLLNLGLHVSAGTGPGLLEGFSGWAALVVLSQAVNGLLMSAVMKHGSSITRLFVVSCSLVVNAMLSAALLRLQLTAAFFLATLLIGLAVHLYYGN; encoded by the coding sequence ATGAGCATAGAGGACGGGGGTGTGCCAGGCCTGGGCCGTCCCAGGCAGGCCTGTTGGATCCTGATGCTACTCCTGTCCACTATCATGTATGGtgcccatgctccattgctggcACTATGCCACGTGGATGGCCGAGTGCCCTTCAGGCCCTCCTCAGCTGTGCTGCTGACTGAGTTGACCAAGTTGTTGCTGTGTgccttctccctgctggtgggctgGCAGTCATGGCCTCGGGGATCCCCTCCCTGGCGCCAGGCTGCCCCCTTTGCAGTATCAGCCCTGCTCTATGGCGCCAACAACAACTTGGTGATCTATCTTCAGCGTTACATGGATCCCAGCACCTACCAGGTGCTGAGCAATCTAAAGATTGGTAGCACAGCCATGTTCTACTGCCTATGCCTCCGACATCATCTGTCTGCACGCCAAGGTTTAGCACTGCTGCTACTGATGGCAGCAGGGGCCTGCTATGCAACTGGCGGCCTCCAGGACCCTAGGGATGCCCTTCCTGGACCCCCTTCAGCAGCTGCTGCAAACCCCATGCCCCTGCATATCACTCCACTGGGACTGCTGCTTCTGGTCCTGTACTGTCTCATCTCAGGCTTGTCATCTGTGTACACAGAGCTGCTCATGAAGCGACAGCGACTGCCCTTGGCACTTCAGAACCTCTTCCTTTACACTTTTGGTGTGCTCTTGAACTTAGGTTTGCATGTTAGTGCTGGCACAGGCCCAGGCCTCCTGGAAGGTTTCTCAGGATGGGCAGCACTCGTAGTGTTGAGCCAGGCAGTGAATGGACTACTCATGTCAGCTGTCATGAAGCACGGCAGCAGCATCACACGCCTCTTCGTTGTGTCCTGCTCACTGGTGGTCAATGCCATGCTCTCAGCAGCCCTGCTGCGGTTACAGCTCACAGCTGCCTTCTTCCTGGCTACACTGCTCATTGGCCTGGCTGTGCACCTCTACTATGGCAACTGA
- the SLC35A4 gene encoding probable UDP-sugar transporter protein SLC35A4 — protein MADDKDSLPKLKDLAFLKNQLEHLQRRVEGEVSSGVGQDGSLLSSPFLKGFLAGYVVAKLRASAVLGFVVGTCTGIYAAQSYNVPNVEKTLRDYLRSVRKGPD, from the exons atggcggatgACAAG GATTCTCTGCCTAAGCTTAAGGACCTGGCATTTCTCAAGAACCAGTTGGAGCACCTACAGCGACGTGTGGAAGGCGAAGTCAGCAGTGGTGTTGGCCAG GATGGCTCCTTGCTGTCTTCCCCATTCCTTAAAGGCTTCCTGGCCGGCTATGTGGTAGCCAAACTGAGGGCCTCGGCAGTGTTGGGCTTTGTTGTGGGCACCTGCACTGGCATCTATGCAGCTCAGTCATATAACGTGCCCAACGTGGAGAAGACATTGAGGGACTACCTGCGATCAGTGCGCAAAGGACCTGACTAG
- the APBB3 gene encoding amyloid-beta A4 precursor protein-binding family B member 3 isoform X2, producing the protein MLGKDYMLAIILVNCDDDLWGDQNLEGEPGLPPGWRKIRDAAGTYYWHVRSGSTQWQRPTWEPGDAEHPDTRTERIWGLRPPKGRSFSSLESSLDRSNSLSWFGEESTIQNMEPGTKCFAVRSLGWVEVPEEDLVPGKSSIAVNNCIQQLAQTRSSSQPPDGAWGEGQNMLMILKKDAMSLVNPLDHSLIHCQPLVHIRVWGVGSSKGRDFAFVAGDKDSCMLKCHVFRCDVPAKAIASALHGLCAQILSERVGVSGDSPCCSLDPISPEDLPRQGELLDAVSQAAQKYEALYMGTLPVIKAMGMDMLNEAIGTLTTRGDQDTWVPTMLSVSDSLMTAHPIQVQYQKCLVASATRGKAWGAQACARLRLKRTSSMDSAGGPPSLSLLKGGVGSAGAAPRKRGIFSFLDAFRLKHSLLHMP; encoded by the exons ATGCTGGGCAAGGATTATATGCTGGCCATCATTCTGGTCAACTGCGATG ATGACTTGTGGGGGGACCAGAATTTGGAGGGCGAGCCAGGCCTGCCCCCTGGCTGGAGGAAGATTCGCGATGCTGCCGGTACTTATTATTGGCATGTACGCAGTGGTAGCACCCAGTGGCAGCGCCCAACCTGGGAACCAGGAGATGCAGAACACCCAGACACG AGGACAGAGAGGATTTGGGGACTTCGGCCCCCCAAAGGGAGATCCTTCTCTAGCCTGGAGAGCTCACTGGATCGAAG TAACTCTCTCTCCTGGTTTGGTGAGGAATCTACCATACAGAACATGGAGCCAGGGACTAAG TGCTTTGCAGTACGATCTCTGGGCTGGGTGGAGGTACCCGAAGAGGACCTGGTACCTGGCAAAAGCAGTATTGCGGTCAATAACTGCATTCAGCAGTTGGCTCAGACCCGAAGCAGCAGCCAGCCCCCAGATGGTGCCTGGGGTGAG GGCCAGAACATGTTGATGATCCTGAAGAAAGACGCCATGAGCTTGGTGAATCCCCTGGACCACAGTTTGATCCACTGCCAGCCTTTGGTACACATCCGTGTATGGGGTGTGGGCAGCTCCAAGGGCCG GGACTTCGCTTTTGTGGCGGGTGACAAAGACAGCTGTATGCTTAAGTGCCATGTGTTCCGATGTGACGTCCCTGCCAAGGCCATTGCCAGTGCTCTACATGGGCTCTGTGCCCAG ATCTTGTCTGAGAGAGTGGGAGTGAGTGGTGACTCTCCTTGCTGCTCCCTAGACCCCATCTCCCCTGAAGACCTGCCACGGCAAG GGGAACTGCTGGATGCAGTGAGCCAGGCTGCGCAGAAGTATGAGGCGCTGTACATGGGGACCCTGCCTGTCATCAAAGCCATGG GCATGGACATGCTGAATGAGGCTATTGGTACCCTCACCACCAGGGGGGATCAGGATACATGGGTGCCCACCATGCTCAGTGTGTCTGACTCTCTCATGACTGCACATCCCATTCAG GTCCAATACCAGAAGTGTCTTGTGGCCTCTGCAACTCGAGGCAAGGCCTGGGGTGCCCAGGCTTGTGCCCGCCTGCGGCTCAAGCGAACCAGCTCCATGGACTCCGCAGGTGGACccccgtctctctcccttctcaaaggAGGGGTTGGGAGTGCAGGGGCAGCCCCTCGAAAGCGGGGCATCTTCTCTTTTCTTGATGCCTTCCGGCTGAAACATTCTTTGCTCCATATGCCCTAA
- the EIF4EBP3 gene encoding eukaryotic translation initiation factor 4E-binding protein 3, which translates to MSTSSSCPIPGGRDQLPDCYSTTPGGTLYATTPGGTRIIYDRKFLLECKNSPIARTPPCCLPQIPGVTTPPTAPPCRLEELKEQKETEEEIPDDAQFDMDI; encoded by the exons ATGTCCACGTCCTCCAGCTGCCCGATTCCTGGGGGCAGGGACCAGCTGCCTGACTGCTACAGCACCACGCCAGGGGGCACGCTATACGCCACTACCCCGGGAG GCACCAGGATCATCTACGACCGAAAGTTCCTGCTGGAGTGCAAGAACTCACCCATTGCCCGGACACCTCCCTGCTGCCTCCCCCAGATTCCAGGAGTCACAACTCCTCCAACAGCCCCACCCTGCAGGCTGGAGGAATTGAAAGAGCAGAAGGAGACCGAGGAAGAGATACCCG atgATGCACAATTTGACATGGACATCTAA
- the APBB3 gene encoding amyloid-beta A4 precursor protein-binding family B member 3 isoform X1 codes for MLGKDYMLAIILVNCDDDLWGDQNLEGEPGLPPGWRKIRDAAGTYYWHVRSGSTQWQRPTWEPGDAEHPDTRTERIWGLRPPKGRSFSSLESSLDRSNSLSWFGEESTIQNMEPGTKCFAVRSLGWVEVPEEDLVPGKSSIAVNNCIQQLAQTRSSSQPPDGAWGEGQNMLMILKKDAMSLVNPLDHSLIHCQPLVHIRVWGVGSSKGRDFAFVAGDKDSCMLKCHVFRCDVPAKAIASALHGLCAQILSERVGVSGDSPCCSLDPISPEDLPRQGELLDAVSQAAQKYEALYMGTLPVIKAMGMDMLNEAIGTLTTRGDQDTWVPTMLSVSDSLMTAHPIQAEAGAEEEPLWQCPVRLVTFIGVGRDPHTFGLIADLGRQSFQCAAFWCQPHAGRLSEAVQAACMVQYQKCLVASATRGKAWGAQACARLRLKRTSSMDSAGGPPSLSLLKGGVGSAGAAPRKRGIFSFLDAFRLKHSLLHMP; via the exons ATGCTGGGCAAGGATTATATGCTGGCCATCATTCTGGTCAACTGCGATG ATGACTTGTGGGGGGACCAGAATTTGGAGGGCGAGCCAGGCCTGCCCCCTGGCTGGAGGAAGATTCGCGATGCTGCCGGTACTTATTATTGGCATGTACGCAGTGGTAGCACCCAGTGGCAGCGCCCAACCTGGGAACCAGGAGATGCAGAACACCCAGACACG AGGACAGAGAGGATTTGGGGACTTCGGCCCCCCAAAGGGAGATCCTTCTCTAGCCTGGAGAGCTCACTGGATCGAAG TAACTCTCTCTCCTGGTTTGGTGAGGAATCTACCATACAGAACATGGAGCCAGGGACTAAG TGCTTTGCAGTACGATCTCTGGGCTGGGTGGAGGTACCCGAAGAGGACCTGGTACCTGGCAAAAGCAGTATTGCGGTCAATAACTGCATTCAGCAGTTGGCTCAGACCCGAAGCAGCAGCCAGCCCCCAGATGGTGCCTGGGGTGAG GGCCAGAACATGTTGATGATCCTGAAGAAAGACGCCATGAGCTTGGTGAATCCCCTGGACCACAGTTTGATCCACTGCCAGCCTTTGGTACACATCCGTGTATGGGGTGTGGGCAGCTCCAAGGGCCG GGACTTCGCTTTTGTGGCGGGTGACAAAGACAGCTGTATGCTTAAGTGCCATGTGTTCCGATGTGACGTCCCTGCCAAGGCCATTGCCAGTGCTCTACATGGGCTCTGTGCCCAG ATCTTGTCTGAGAGAGTGGGAGTGAGTGGTGACTCTCCTTGCTGCTCCCTAGACCCCATCTCCCCTGAAGACCTGCCACGGCAAG GGGAACTGCTGGATGCAGTGAGCCAGGCTGCGCAGAAGTATGAGGCGCTGTACATGGGGACCCTGCCTGTCATCAAAGCCATGG GCATGGACATGCTGAATGAGGCTATTGGTACCCTCACCACCAGGGGGGATCAGGATACATGGGTGCCCACCATGCTCAGTGTGTCTGACTCTCTCATGACTGCACATCCCATTCAG GCAGAGGCTGGTGCAGAGGAGGAGCCACTGTGGCAGTGTCCTGTGCGCCTTGTGACCTTTATTGGTGTTGGCCGTGACCCGCACACTTTTGGCCTCATTGCTGACCTGGGCCGTCAGAGCTTCCAGTGTGCAGCTTTCTGGTGCCAGCCCCATGCAGGGAGACTTTCCGAAGCTGTGCAGGCTGCGTGTATG GTCCAATACCAGAAGTGTCTTGTGGCCTCTGCAACTCGAGGCAAGGCCTGGGGTGCCCAGGCTTGTGCCCGCCTGCGGCTCAAGCGAACCAGCTCCATGGACTCCGCAGGTGGACccccgtctctctcccttctcaaaggAGGGGTTGGGAGTGCAGGGGCAGCCCCTCGAAAGCGGGGCATCTTCTCTTTTCTTGATGCCTTCCGGCTGAAACATTCTTTGCTCCATATGCCCTAA